In a genomic window of uncultured Sphaerochaeta sp.:
- a CDS encoding ATP-binding protein encodes MNFRSIRSRLTLATLLILLLSLLGSMWIANRSFSTTLRESTYAELANHSAYLSTLLHENSQAWTEPVFSSYAQATGTRITLINAEGVVRYDSDYPIADLNNHLYREEIQSALLSGRGISERPSTTEQLPVLYYALRLEGHPELSVLRLSKTLVQLDAYHQRYQRLFFSGLALLLALCLLITALSVTMLTKGMRQLKGLADKYAQGDLKAHARIDGPQELTDLSITMQEMAQTVRSKMEEVEAGKNQLEAILDSLSEAIILLDSNLMVKVANKEAARLFSTDKLTGRRLSQIVSSSQLLSLCSECLQDDQIHELSISQHGHLFGETAQVVGRSKTRSLHITGLSIHASANQRVGVVLSINDMTELKRLEQIRKDFVANVSHELKTPITSIAGFAEALAGSQEKADIIHFSQIINRQAINMQHIVEDLLLLSSLEQQQAKPSMSWVPAAQIIAETEAQCSYRFQQKGSNLIVHLSNPEELELFVNGMLVVQALTNLLINALTYSESGSVVQLDIEVGQKEVVMRVRDTGIGIPLEDQSRIFERFYRVDTARSRRQGGTGLGLSIVKHIAAVHNGSVSVQSELGKGSTFTLTLPRASKELSSMQERSTALYTRS; translated from the coding sequence ATGAACTTCAGAAGCATACGTTCCCGCCTTACCCTGGCCACCCTGCTCATCCTCCTGCTCTCCCTGTTGGGCAGCATGTGGATTGCAAACCGCTCGTTCTCCACCACCTTGCGGGAGAGCACGTATGCCGAACTTGCAAACCATTCGGCCTATCTCTCCACGCTCCTGCACGAGAACAGCCAAGCGTGGACCGAACCCGTATTTTCCTCCTACGCACAGGCAACGGGAACGAGAATCACCCTCATCAATGCTGAGGGTGTGGTCCGTTATGACTCGGACTACCCCATAGCGGATCTGAACAACCACCTCTACCGCGAGGAGATCCAGAGCGCTTTGCTCAGCGGCAGGGGCATCAGCGAGCGACCCAGCACCACCGAGCAACTGCCGGTGCTCTACTATGCCCTTCGCCTGGAAGGCCATCCTGAGCTTTCGGTACTCAGGCTCTCCAAGACACTGGTCCAACTCGATGCGTATCACCAACGCTATCAGAGGCTCTTCTTCTCCGGTCTTGCGCTTCTGCTTGCGCTCTGTCTTTTGATCACGGCATTGAGCGTTACCATGCTCACCAAGGGAATGAGACAACTCAAGGGCCTTGCAGACAAATATGCACAGGGAGACCTGAAAGCCCATGCCCGGATAGACGGGCCCCAGGAACTGACCGACCTCTCCATCACCATGCAGGAAATGGCACAGACGGTGCGCTCAAAGATGGAAGAGGTTGAGGCTGGCAAGAACCAGCTTGAGGCGATACTCGACAGCCTCAGCGAGGCGATCATCCTCCTGGACAGCAATCTCATGGTCAAGGTCGCCAACAAGGAAGCAGCCAGGCTCTTCTCCACCGACAAACTGACGGGCCGGAGGTTGAGCCAGATCGTCTCATCCTCCCAACTGCTCAGCCTCTGCTCGGAGTGCCTGCAGGATGACCAGATCCATGAGTTGTCCATCAGCCAACACGGCCATCTGTTCGGGGAAACGGCACAGGTGGTTGGGCGCAGCAAGACCCGCTCGCTGCACATCACAGGACTTTCCATCCACGCTTCTGCAAACCAACGTGTGGGGGTGGTGCTTTCGATCAACGATATGACCGAGCTGAAGCGTCTCGAGCAGATCCGCAAGGATTTCGTGGCCAATGTCAGTCATGAGCTGAAGACACCCATCACTTCCATCGCAGGATTTGCCGAGGCCCTTGCAGGATCGCAGGAGAAGGCCGACATCATTCATTTCAGCCAGATCATCAACCGCCAGGCCATCAACATGCAGCACATCGTGGAAGACCTGCTGCTGCTCTCCAGTCTGGAACAACAACAGGCAAAGCCATCGATGAGCTGGGTACCCGCCGCTCAGATCATTGCCGAGACGGAAGCACAGTGTTCCTACCGGTTCCAGCAAAAAGGCAGCAACCTGATTGTCCATCTCTCCAACCCCGAGGAACTTGAGCTGTTCGTGAACGGCATGCTGGTAGTGCAGGCGCTGACCAATCTGCTCATCAATGCCCTGACGTACTCGGAAAGCGGTTCTGTTGTCCAGCTTGACATTGAGGTTGGCCAGAAGGAAGTGGTGATGCGGGTTCGTGACACCGGCATCGGCATTCCGCTGGAAGACCAAAGCCGTATTTTTGAACGGTTCTACCGGGTGGACACCGCCCGCAGTCGCCGCCAAGGGGGAACCGGTCTTGGCCTTTCCATCGTCAAGCACATCGCTGCGGTGCACAACGGGTCGGTCTCTGTACAGAGCGAGCTCGGGAAGGGAAGCACATTCACCCTTACCCTTCCCAGGGCAAGCAAGGAGCTGTCAAGCATGCAGGAACGCAGCACTGCACTGTACACGCGTTCCTGA
- a CDS encoding desulfoferrodoxin family protein encodes MAKKLLFYRCPVCKSLVELIDNGGHSLTCCGQSMELLVSKKEGEGDEYHVPLLKHRNGLLYVEVGSKPHPQSPDHQITCILFVTKQTVRRSDIKSGSSATAVFTDKEHGDVYAYCNVHGLFKTSF; translated from the coding sequence ATGGCGAAGAAACTGCTTTTCTACCGATGCCCGGTCTGCAAATCCCTGGTGGAACTCATCGACAACGGTGGGCACTCATTGACCTGTTGCGGACAGAGTATGGAACTTCTGGTCAGCAAGAAGGAAGGAGAAGGGGATGAGTACCACGTACCGCTTCTCAAACACCGCAACGGCCTCTTGTATGTGGAAGTGGGCTCCAAGCCCCATCCACAGAGTCCTGATCACCAGATCACCTGCATCCTGTTTGTGACCAAGCAAACAGTACGTCGAAGCGACATCAAGAGCGGGAGCAGCGCAACTGCGGTGTTCACCGACAAGGAACATGGAGATGTATATGCCTACTGCAATGTCCACGGACTCTTCAAAACCTCATTCTGA
- a CDS encoding nucleoside-diphosphate kinase, protein MEQSLSYVLVTPYTVAKSRTGGVLSRLLSRISLELVGVQMIAMDQQIAQAYANVIKTRKKDEGFKISDLLSSYIEQSMGPSGGVRHRSLLLLFKGENPCEQLANVVGSFQKETKSVETVIGESIRDTYADLIFTDESQNEVRYFEPAVITAQTQEEADATLSLFNTWLGKQGNIIVNRPAEYYADVERTLVIIKPDNWKYASSRPGMIIDMFSRSGLRIVGIKVLKMSVNQALQFYGPTKDGLKAKLAPIYGMQARELLEHEFNVHLNAQLQDIMTTSFGDMYSEEQFERIVEFMAGIKPSDCKAEDLDMPGLVKCMVLVYEGKDAVQKIRTILGATDPNKAAAGTIRREFGSNIRVNAAHASDSAENAVREMGVLKAEENSCSSLIESYLATKDASPRSDS, encoded by the coding sequence ATGGAACAGTCCTTATCGTATGTTCTGGTCACCCCCTATACGGTCGCGAAAAGCAGGACCGGTGGGGTTCTCTCCAGACTTCTCTCCCGTATCTCCTTGGAGCTGGTTGGCGTACAGATGATAGCCATGGACCAACAGATAGCCCAAGCGTATGCAAACGTCATCAAGACCCGCAAAAAAGACGAAGGTTTCAAGATCTCGGATCTTCTTTCCAGTTACATCGAACAGAGCATGGGCCCCTCCGGTGGAGTTCGCCATCGGTCGCTGCTTCTGTTGTTCAAGGGCGAAAACCCCTGTGAGCAACTGGCAAATGTGGTTGGATCGTTCCAGAAAGAGACCAAAAGCGTGGAAACCGTTATCGGTGAGTCCATCCGCGATACCTATGCCGACCTGATTTTCACCGATGAAAGCCAGAACGAGGTCCGGTACTTTGAGCCTGCAGTCATCACCGCCCAGACACAGGAAGAAGCTGATGCAACCCTCAGTCTTTTCAACACCTGGCTAGGCAAGCAGGGCAACATCATCGTGAACAGGCCTGCAGAGTACTATGCTGATGTCGAGCGTACCCTGGTCATCATCAAGCCGGACAACTGGAAGTACGCATCTTCCCGCCCTGGCATGATCATTGACATGTTCTCCCGCAGCGGGCTGAGAATCGTAGGCATCAAAGTGCTCAAGATGTCGGTCAACCAAGCCCTGCAGTTCTACGGCCCCACCAAGGATGGATTGAAAGCCAAACTGGCTCCCATCTATGGCATGCAGGCTCGTGAGTTGCTTGAGCATGAGTTCAATGTGCATCTGAATGCCCAGCTTCAGGATATCATGACCACAAGCTTCGGCGACATGTACAGCGAAGAGCAATTTGAGCGCATCGTTGAGTTCATGGCAGGCATCAAGCCCAGCGATTGCAAGGCTGAAGACCTGGATATGCCCGGTCTGGTCAAGTGCATGGTACTGGTCTATGAGGGCAAGGATGCCGTACAGAAGATCCGAACCATTCTCGGGGCAACCGACCCGAACAAGGCTGCAGCAGGAACGATTCGCCGAGAATTCGGCTCGAACATCCGCGTAAACGCCGCCCACGCTTCAGACTCAGCGGAAAACGCGGTACGTGAAATGGGCGTCCTCAAGGCAGAAGAGAACTCCTGTTCCTCCCTTATCGAAAGCTATCTTGCTACAAAAGACGCTTCTCCCCGCTCAGATTCCTGA
- a CDS encoding phosphate ABC transporter substrate-binding protein PstS family protein — MKKVLMVTILALAVASLYAGGKSEQAPQTESGLAWIEEGSIHGLPLVNPLKVTGNIITAGSSTVYPLSERMAERFKEEGYSGVITIDSIGSGAGFERFTVAGESDIANASRAIKAKEIEAAKTIGRTPIQFRVGTDALAVVVSKANTFAKNVTKEELARLFSTAATWKDVNPAWPNEPIQRFIPGTDSGTFDYFAEEVFKSNPEPLLSAKNLQLSEDDNILVQGIKGSPYAVGFFGYAYYAENESSLNILSINGVEAVKANVDNNTYPLARPLFLYSDAQVMRNKPQVAAFIDFYLSYVNEEVIKVGYFPASEEDIDTGRKLWLEAMQGTY; from the coding sequence ATGAAAAAAGTATTGATGGTTACCATTCTGGCACTTGCCGTTGCAAGTTTGTATGCTGGGGGAAAGAGTGAACAGGCTCCCCAGACCGAAAGCGGTCTTGCCTGGATCGAAGAGGGCAGCATCCACGGGCTTCCGTTGGTCAATCCTCTCAAGGTAACGGGAAATATCATCACTGCAGGAAGCAGCACCGTCTATCCGCTCTCCGAGCGCATGGCCGAGCGTTTCAAGGAAGAAGGATACAGCGGCGTCATCACGATCGATTCCATCGGCAGTGGTGCAGGGTTTGAGCGTTTCACGGTTGCCGGTGAGTCCGACATCGCCAACGCAAGCCGTGCGATCAAGGCAAAGGAAATCGAAGCAGCAAAGACCATCGGCAGGACACCCATCCAGTTCCGTGTCGGTACCGATGCCCTGGCAGTGGTGGTGAGCAAGGCGAACACCTTTGCAAAGAATGTCACCAAGGAAGAACTTGCCCGCTTGTTCAGCACGGCAGCCACTTGGAAGGACGTGAACCCCGCTTGGCCGAATGAGCCGATCCAGCGCTTCATCCCCGGCACCGACAGCGGCACCTTCGACTACTTTGCCGAGGAAGTGTTCAAGAGCAATCCCGAACCATTGCTCTCTGCAAAGAACCTGCAGCTCAGTGAGGATGACAACATCCTGGTACAGGGAATCAAGGGCAGTCCCTACGCCGTCGGATTCTTCGGATACGCCTACTATGCGGAGAACGAATCTTCCCTGAACATCCTCAGCATCAACGGGGTCGAGGCAGTCAAGGCGAATGTGGACAACAACACCTATCCGCTGGCCCGTCCGCTCTTCCTCTACAGCGATGCACAGGTGATGAGAAACAAACCCCAGGTTGCAGCCTTCATCGACTTCTACCTCAGCTATGTGAATGAGGAAGTGATCAAGGTCGGATACTTCCCCGCCAGTGAAGAAGACATCGATACGGGCAGGAAGCTCTGGCTCGAGGCCATGCAAGGTACGTATTGA
- a CDS encoding PAS domain-containing protein, translating to MELLKHPNPTVLRLIEYFAMLIKGTTEKRTYDSYADILETATPFEVNSALDAVLSKAEDVTSLTTATARFIRSLGKALESYPLPAYPQGSLLAELEKENEAIGAMTRKLQEEGRKLQKGMGTDVSVLKGLVSSFTLVREHYVRLQNELFPLFEQSTAEHACVKLMWSIQDTALAYQKAVASFTADDIAAFWRVYSQFYFNVEVLRYREHYILFPVAFRSLAPNEQARENPALRGVFSTITGSLDQQELEQIFSVLPLDIAFIDRDDRVKFYSDPPHRIFPRSPQVIGRLVQNCHPPKSVGTVQAILDSFKEGREDTAEFYLHMQGKFVHIQYYAVRSMDGSYLGTLEVTQDATHLRNLSGEKRLL from the coding sequence ATGGAACTGCTGAAGCATCCCAATCCAACGGTGTTGCGCCTGATCGAGTACTTTGCCATGCTCATCAAGGGGACCACCGAGAAACGTACCTACGACTCGTATGCCGACATTTTGGAGACCGCAACACCCTTTGAGGTGAACAGCGCCCTCGATGCGGTGCTGTCAAAGGCAGAGGACGTCACCTCGCTCACCACCGCGACAGCCCGCTTCATCCGCTCATTGGGCAAGGCATTGGAGTCGTATCCGCTTCCTGCCTATCCCCAAGGCTCTTTGCTTGCAGAGTTGGAGAAGGAAAACGAAGCCATTGGGGCTATGACACGGAAATTGCAGGAGGAGGGAAGAAAGCTTCAGAAGGGGATGGGTACGGACGTTTCCGTTTTGAAGGGGCTCGTATCTTCGTTTACCTTGGTGCGGGAGCACTATGTGCGGTTGCAGAATGAGCTTTTCCCACTCTTTGAACAGAGCACTGCAGAACATGCATGCGTGAAGCTGATGTGGTCCATCCAAGACACGGCTCTCGCCTATCAGAAAGCCGTTGCCTCGTTCACAGCTGATGATATCGCAGCATTCTGGAGAGTCTACAGTCAGTTTTACTTCAATGTGGAGGTGCTTCGCTACCGGGAGCACTACATTCTCTTTCCCGTAGCGTTCCGTTCGCTTGCACCGAACGAGCAGGCAAGGGAGAACCCAGCCTTGCGTGGAGTCTTCTCCACCATCACCGGGAGCCTGGACCAGCAGGAGCTGGAACAGATCTTTTCGGTGCTTCCCTTGGATATTGCCTTCATCGACCGTGATGACCGGGTTAAGTTTTATTCAGATCCCCCGCATCGCATCTTTCCCCGCAGCCCACAGGTGATCGGACGGCTCGTGCAAAACTGCCACCCACCCAAGAGTGTCGGCACCGTACAGGCCATCCTCGACTCCTTCAAGGAAGGAAGGGAGGATACCGCCGAGTTTTATTTGCATATGCAAGGAAAGTTCGTCCACATCCAGTACTACGCAGTGCGTAGTATGGATGGTTCATATCTAGGTACCTTGGAGGTTACCCAGGATGCTACTCACCTCAGGAATCTGAGCGGGGAGAAGCGTCTTTTGTAG
- a CDS encoding isochorismatase family cysteine hydrolase, protein MPTAMSTDSSKPHSDKLLVVIDMQKDFVTGSLGSSEAQAVVEKVRETILQWDGRLAYTLDTHADDYLKTLEGKALPVEHCMAGSEGHELVEELKPLLKNATAFEKPTFGSVALATWIAQETELSQVVLIGVCTDICVVSNALLIKAMRPELPVRVIGSSCAGSSPARHLAALETMKSCQIEVF, encoded by the coding sequence ATGCCTACTGCAATGTCCACGGACTCTTCAAAACCTCATTCTGACAAGCTGCTGGTCGTCATTGACATGCAAAAGGATTTTGTGACAGGAAGCCTGGGGTCCTCTGAGGCACAGGCTGTTGTCGAGAAGGTGCGCGAGACGATCCTGCAGTGGGACGGCCGGCTTGCCTATACCCTGGATACCCACGCTGACGATTACCTGAAAACCCTGGAGGGCAAGGCGCTTCCGGTCGAGCACTGCATGGCAGGAAGCGAGGGACACGAGCTTGTTGAGGAGTTGAAGCCCTTGCTCAAGAACGCCACGGCCTTTGAAAAACCCACGTTCGGCTCGGTTGCACTTGCCACATGGATAGCACAGGAAACCGAGCTTTCCCAAGTGGTGCTCATCGGTGTCTGCACCGATATCTGTGTGGTGTCGAACGCGTTGCTCATCAAGGCGATGCGCCCAGAACTCCCTGTACGGGTCATAGGTTCCAGTTGTGCCGGCTCAAGCCCTGCTAGGCATCTCGCCGCTTTGGAAACGATGAAGTCTTGTCAAATTGAAGTATTTTAG
- the phoU gene encoding phosphate signaling complex protein PhoU has protein sequence METTKTSMLDEKMHFFQEMLIQMVNRVEEAIYQAQHAFRNHDVELARKVMENDWFIDQLQEMIENDGVRLLVSEAPYGHYMRHIIAGIKIVGSLERMGDHAAHLAKMASTDKEPEDFMPYVERISKMALLGATMTRMAVEAFIDVKSEKAMEVAHMDDQMDELRDTMNHDLFALKPTSEKEMERILNLFYLTKEMERFGDHVTTICRWIVYMERGQKPHLNGPKRM, from the coding sequence ATGGAAACTACAAAGACAAGTATGTTGGATGAGAAGATGCATTTCTTCCAGGAGATGCTCATCCAGATGGTGAACAGGGTGGAGGAAGCTATCTACCAGGCACAGCATGCATTCCGCAACCATGATGTGGAGTTGGCGAGAAAGGTCATGGAGAATGACTGGTTCATCGACCAGCTCCAGGAGATGATCGAGAACGACGGGGTGCGCCTGCTGGTCAGTGAGGCTCCGTACGGTCACTATATGCGTCATATCATTGCCGGCATCAAGATCGTGGGGTCACTGGAGCGGATGGGCGACCATGCCGCACATCTGGCAAAGATGGCCAGCACAGACAAGGAGCCCGAGGATTTCATGCCCTACGTGGAACGCATCAGCAAGATGGCGTTGCTCGGTGCGACGATGACGCGCATGGCTGTTGAGGCATTCATCGATGTGAAGTCCGAGAAGGCCATGGAAGTGGCGCATATGGATGACCAGATGGATGAGCTTCGTGATACGATGAATCATGATTTGTTTGCGCTCAAGCCCACCTCAGAGAAGGAGATGGAGCGTATTCTCAATCTCTTCTACCTGACCAAGGAGATGGAGCGGTTCGGCGATCATGTGACCACCATCTGCAGGTGGATCGTGTACATGGAACGTGGGCAGAAACCCCACCTCAATGGACCGAAGAGGATGTAA
- the pstC gene encoding phosphate ABC transporter permease subunit PstC — MMQHVKNHPFGKKHRPHELVIETLLFLFALFSILITVGIAFILVRESFLFFADPKVDLIGFLTGKVWQPMIGLFGFLPLLNATLTTSLIAMLLGIPLGLFVAIYLAEYASDRVRGFLKPTLEVLAGIPTIVYGYFALTFMTPLLRSIFGESRVDIYNTASAGLVIGILVLPMIATMAEDAITSVPKDLRLAAYALGGTSIETTFKVVIPASLSGLSATFLLALSRAIGETMVVALAAGAGPNLTANPFKAAETITGYIVRISGGDVSYNSVDYNSIFALGLVLFVITFTLNLISRKISGLFHQEYD, encoded by the coding sequence ATGATGCAACATGTGAAGAACCATCCGTTTGGCAAGAAACACCGTCCCCATGAACTGGTCATAGAGACACTGCTGTTTTTGTTCGCTCTCTTCTCCATTCTGATCACCGTCGGGATAGCGTTCATCCTTGTGCGGGAGTCCTTTCTTTTCTTCGCCGACCCCAAGGTCGATCTCATAGGCTTTCTGACCGGAAAGGTCTGGCAGCCGATGATCGGGCTGTTCGGCTTTTTGCCCCTTCTGAACGCAACGCTCACCACCAGCCTCATTGCAATGCTTCTGGGAATTCCCCTCGGCTTGTTTGTCGCCATCTACCTGGCAGAGTATGCCAGCGACCGGGTGCGGGGCTTTCTGAAACCCACCCTTGAGGTGCTTGCCGGGATTCCCACCATTGTGTACGGCTACTTCGCCCTGACCTTCATGACCCCGTTGCTGCGCTCGATATTCGGCGAGAGCAGGGTGGACATCTACAATACTGCCAGTGCAGGGCTTGTCATCGGGATCCTGGTGCTTCCCATGATAGCCACCATGGCAGAGGATGCGATCACGTCGGTACCGAAGGACCTCAGGCTCGCTGCATACGCCCTTGGGGGTACGAGCATTGAGACCACCTTCAAGGTGGTGATACCTGCATCTCTCAGCGGCTTGTCCGCGACATTCCTGCTTGCCCTCTCCCGGGCCATAGGGGAGACGATGGTCGTAGCCCTTGCGGCAGGGGCAGGACCGAATCTTACGGCCAACCCATTCAAGGCGGCCGAGACCATCACCGGGTACATCGTGCGCATAAGCGGTGGGGATGTGAGTTACAACTCAGTGGATTACAACAGCATCTTTGCCTTAGGCCTGGTGCTCTTTGTGATCACCTTCACCCTCAACCTCATTTCGCGCAAGATCTCGGGCCTCTTCCATCAGGAGTATGATTGA
- the pstA gene encoding phosphate ABC transporter permease PstA — MIDMLSETLFGTDEMMTSLMQKRKTSGVVWKVVFLFSTSLAILFLLLLLVSVIDSTFGYVAVRNEVEPHQLVEGKAEVSEFSRIELESVLQEHLSSGILRRVIHEKPLEERSDKDLVSLAEQYVIKPSVVRSWGLGDSLLDQKSIGAFMAANEGLHLSFRSWINWSFFVSDQSANPLNAGVRTAFLGSLWIIMITFVFAFPIGVGAAIYLEEYAQDNKLNRLLQLNIFNLSAVPSIIYGLLGLAVFVRSMEHITSGSFLSSVADTTANGRTILSGGLTLALLVLPIIIINTQEALKAVPDSLRMSSYGVGATKWQTIASHVLPASIDRILTGTILALSRALGETAPLVVIGASTFISVDPSSIFSKFTTLPIQIYQWSARPQGAYRNVAGAAIITLLLLLMAMNSFAIIMRDKISKKKRMES, encoded by the coding sequence ATGATTGATATGCTAAGTGAAACATTGTTTGGAACCGATGAGATGATGACCTCACTCATGCAGAAAAGAAAGACCAGTGGTGTGGTATGGAAGGTAGTCTTTCTCTTTTCCACCTCCCTTGCCATCCTGTTCCTCCTGCTGTTGCTCGTCTCGGTGATCGACTCGACCTTCGGCTATGTGGCGGTGCGCAATGAGGTGGAGCCTCATCAGCTGGTTGAAGGAAAAGCTGAGGTCAGTGAATTCAGCCGAATCGAGCTTGAATCGGTGCTGCAAGAGCACCTCTCGTCCGGCATCCTCAGGCGGGTCATTCATGAAAAACCCTTGGAAGAGCGGTCGGATAAAGACCTGGTCTCCCTTGCAGAGCAGTACGTGATCAAGCCGAGTGTGGTACGGTCGTGGGGCTTGGGTGACTCCTTGCTCGACCAGAAAAGCATTGGGGCCTTCATGGCTGCGAACGAAGGCTTGCACCTGAGTTTCAGAAGCTGGATCAACTGGTCGTTCTTTGTTTCGGACCAGTCGGCCAACCCCCTGAATGCAGGGGTGCGCACCGCTTTTCTCGGATCGCTGTGGATCATCATGATCACCTTCGTTTTTGCCTTTCCCATCGGGGTGGGTGCTGCCATCTATCTTGAGGAGTATGCCCAGGACAACAAGCTCAACCGCCTGCTGCAGCTGAACATCTTCAACCTCAGTGCCGTTCCTTCCATCATCTACGGGCTTCTGGGCCTCGCAGTCTTTGTCCGGAGCATGGAACACATCACCAGCGGTTCCTTTCTCAGCTCCGTTGCTGACACGACGGCAAATGGACGGACCATCCTCTCCGGTGGCCTTACCCTTGCCCTTCTGGTGCTCCCCATCATCATCATCAACACCCAGGAGGCCCTGAAGGCAGTCCCCGACTCCTTGAGGATGAGCAGTTACGGGGTGGGGGCGACGAAGTGGCAGACCATTGCAAGCCATGTGTTGCCTGCAAGCATCGACCGCATCCTCACCGGTACCATCCTGGCCCTGAGCAGGGCGTTGGGCGAAACCGCACCGCTTGTGGTCATCGGCGCCTCGACCTTCATCAGTGTCGACCCGTCGAGCATTTTTTCCAAGTTCACCACCTTGCCGATCCAGATCTACCAATGGTCTGCCAGACCGCAGGGGGCGTACCGAAATGTTGCAGGGGCTGCAATCATCACTCTCTTGCTCCTGCTGATGGCTATGAACAGCTTTGCCATCATCATGCGTGACAAAATTTCCAAGAAAAAAAGGATGGAATCATGA
- the pstB gene encoding phosphate ABC transporter ATP-binding protein PstB: MNTTNLAEALPHLYEKSQEQKTIIELKDVNIYYGSFQAVKQASLEIYEHQVTAFIGPSGCGKSTVLRSINRMNDMIRGARIEGSVRFHDHDLYAADVDPVLIRRKIGMVFQKPNPFPKSIYENIAWGARINGFRGDYDELVETSLRSAALWDEVKDKLKQNALRLSGGQQQRLCIARTIAVQPQVILMDEPASALDPIATGRIEELILELKNSYTIIIVTHNMGQASRVSDHTAFFMVDEKRQGYLEEYAPTEQLFLNPGHKKTEEYISGKFG; encoded by the coding sequence ATGAATACCACCAACCTTGCCGAGGCTTTGCCTCATCTGTATGAGAAGAGCCAAGAGCAGAAGACCATCATTGAGCTGAAAGATGTGAACATCTATTACGGCAGCTTCCAGGCGGTGAAACAAGCATCGCTGGAGATCTACGAGCACCAGGTGACCGCCTTCATCGGGCCCTCGGGCTGTGGAAAGAGTACGGTGCTGCGCAGCATCAACCGGATGAATGACATGATCCGTGGTGCACGCATCGAAGGAAGTGTCCGTTTTCACGACCACGACCTCTATGCAGCTGATGTCGATCCCGTCCTCATCAGGAGGAAAATCGGGATGGTCTTCCAAAAGCCGAATCCCTTTCCCAAGTCCATCTATGAGAATATCGCATGGGGGGCAAGAATCAACGGATTTCGGGGAGACTATGACGAACTGGTGGAGACGAGCCTCAGGTCGGCAGCGCTGTGGGACGAGGTGAAGGACAAGCTCAAGCAGAATGCGCTGCGCCTCAGTGGCGGCCAACAGCAGCGGCTGTGCATTGCCAGGACCATCGCAGTCCAGCCGCAGGTCATTCTCATGGATGAGCCGGCTTCCGCCCTGGACCCCATAGCGACGGGCAGGATAGAGGAGCTCATTCTCGAGCTGAAGAACTCCTACACCATCATCATCGTGACACACAACATGGGGCAGGCATCCCGCGTTTCCGACCATACCGCTTTCTTCATGGTTGATGAGAAACGGCAAGGCTATCTTGAGGAGTATGCTCCTACCGAGCAACTCTTTCTGAACCCGGGGCACAAGAAGACGGAAGAGTATATCTCAGGCAAATTCGGTTGA
- a CDS encoding LCCL domain-containing protein — MKHSQLLSVILTVLLVALVSGCTSGSFELGPGGPNLFLEYSSQSPEEELDEVESQELPDLEQPTLIAWERNAEDFSNRVGDMITLSLPPHGYAGGVWGVGVYTTDSSIGTAAVHMGLITFDKGGEVTIKVTEGREYYGGLLVNGVSTAAYGSWPLSFVFVDKSGRIIGKEKLEPIEISYLTTAADLGLEPGETMRVRIPTDSPAQDIFGSDPYTFDSSIASAAAHKGLISLAQGGIVKVKMLTKKQAFIGEDRNEIYSYDYEGALEAFTLE; from the coding sequence ATGAAACATTCACAGCTTTTGTCAGTGATTCTGACGGTACTGCTCGTTGCCTTGGTATCTGGTTGTACTTCCGGTTCGTTTGAGCTTGGCCCAGGCGGCCCGAATCTCTTTCTGGAGTACTCCAGTCAGAGTCCTGAAGAGGAACTTGATGAAGTGGAGAGTCAGGAACTTCCTGATCTGGAACAGCCTACCCTCATCGCATGGGAACGCAATGCCGAGGACTTTTCCAACCGTGTGGGAGACATGATCACCTTGAGCCTCCCGCCTCACGGATATGCTGGTGGTGTGTGGGGAGTCGGCGTGTATACCACTGACAGCAGCATTGGGACTGCGGCAGTGCACATGGGCCTGATCACCTTCGACAAGGGAGGAGAGGTCACCATCAAAGTGACTGAAGGCAGGGAGTACTACGGCGGCCTTCTGGTCAACGGAGTCTCTACCGCCGCCTACGGATCCTGGCCCCTGAGCTTCGTCTTTGTGGACAAGAGCGGAAGAATCATCGGCAAGGAGAAGCTGGAACCCATCGAAATCTCCTACCTCACCACTGCAGCTGATCTGGGACTCGAACCGGGGGAAACGATGCGCGTGCGCATTCCTACCGACAGTCCGGCACAGGATATCTTTGGTTCTGACCCGTACACCTTCGACAGCAGTATTGCGAGTGCTGCGGCCCACAAGGGCCTGATCTCCCTTGCCCAAGGGGGAATTGTCAAGGTGAAGATGCTGACGAAGAAACAAGCGTTCATCGGCGAGGATCGCAACGAGATATACAGTTACGACTATGAAGGTGCACTGGAAGCCTTCACCCTGGAATAG